The Tamandua tetradactyla isolate mTamTet1 chromosome 6, mTamTet1.pri, whole genome shotgun sequence genome contains the following window.
ccccccaacagaTGCAGACAGTACAGCAGGAGCAGCTGATGCAGGAGACGCAGGCGTTACAGCAGAGCTTCCTTTCCGAGAAGGACAGCCTGCTGCAGCGAGAGCGCTTCATCGAGGAGGAGAAAGCCAAGCTGGAGCAGCTCTTCCAGGACGAGGTGGCCAAGGCGCAGAAGTTGCGTGAGgagcagcagcggcagcagcagcagatgGAGCAGGAGAAGCAACAGCTGGTGGCCAGCATGGAGGAGGCGCGGCGGCGACAGCGTGAGGCTGAGGAGGGCGTGAGGCGCAAGCAGGAGGAGTTGCAGAGTCTGGAGCAGCAGCGGCGGCAGCAGGAGGAACTGCTAGCCGAGGAGAACCGGCGGCTGCGGGAGCAGCTGCAGCGGCTAGAGGAGGAGCACCGCATCACGCTGGCTCACACAGAGGAGGTTGCTGCCACCACTGCGGCCCTGCCCAACGGCCGGGATGCACTTGATGGCCCAGTCGCGGAGGCAGAGCCCCAGCACGCTTTCGATGGCCTGCGGCAGAAGGTACCAGCCCAGTGGCTGCAGGAGGCAGGCATCCTGAGTGCAGAGGAGCTGCAGCGGCTGGCACAGGGCCACACCACGGTGGCTGAGCTTGCACAGCGGGAGGACGTGCGCCACTATCTGCAGGGCCGCAGTGGCATTGCCGGGCTGCTGCTGAAGCCAACCAGCGAGAAGCTGAGCATCTATGAGGCTCTGCAAAGGCAGCTACTGAGGCCTGGCACTGCCCTCACCCTGCTGGAGGCCCAGGCGGCCTCAGGCTTCCTGCTGGACCCCGTGCACAACCGGCGGCTGACTGTCAATGAGGCCGTGAAGGAGGGAGTTGTGGGGCCTGAGCTACACCACAAGCTGCTGGCAGCCGAGCGCGCGGTCACCGGCTACACTGACCCTTACACTGGGGAGCAGATCTCCCTGTTCCAGGCCATGAAGAAGGACCTGATCCTCAAGGACCACGGCGTCCGCCTGCTGGAGGCTCAGATTGCCACGGGCGGCATCATCGACCCTGTGCATAGCCACCGCCTGCCTGTGGAGGTGGCGTACCAGCGTGGCTACTTTGATGAGGACATGAACCGCGTGCTGTCGGACCCCAGTGACGACACCAAGGGCTTCTTCGACCCCAACACGCATGAGAACCTCACCTACCTGCAGCTGCTAGAGCGCTGCGTGCGCGACCCCGACACGGGGCTGTGCCTCCTGCCACTCACAGACAAGGCCGCCAGGGGCGGCGAGCTGGTCTACACCGACTCAGAGGCCCGCGACGTGTTCGAGAAGGCCACCGTGTCTGCACCGTTCGGAAAGTTCCAGGGTAGGACGGTGACCATCTGGGAGATCATCAACTCCGAGTACTTCACGGCCGAGCAGCGGCGGGACCTCCTGCGGCAGTTCCGCACAGGCAAGATCACAGTGGAGAAGATCATCAAGATTGTCATCACCGTGGTTGAGGAGCACGAGCAGAAGGGCCGGCTCTGCTTTGAGGGCCTGCGCGCCCTGGTGCCCGCCGCCGAGCTGCTCGACAGCAGGGTCATCGACCACGACCTGTACCACCAGCTGCAGCGGGGCGAGCGCTCTGTGCGGGAAGTGGCCGAGGTGGACGCCGTGCGGCAGGCCCTGCGGGGGGCCAATGTCATCGCGGGCATGTGGCTGGAGGAGACGGGCCAAAGGCTCAGCATCTATGAGGCCCTGAGGCGAGACCTGCTGACGCCGGAGGCAGCCCTGGCCCTGCTGGAGGCTCAGGCGGGCACTGGACACGTCATCGACCCCACCACCAGCACCCGGCTGACCGTGGACGAGGCCGTGAAGGCCGGCCTGGTGGGGCCTGAGCTGCACGAGAAGCTGCTATCGGCCGAGAAGGCCGTCACGGGCTACAGGGACCCCTATTCGGGGCAGAGCGTCTCCCTGTTCCAGGCGCTGAAGAAGGGCCTCCTCCCCCGGGAGCAGGGCCTGCGCTTGCTGGACGCCCAGCTCTCCACGGGTGGCATTGTGGACCCCAGTAAGAGCCACCGCGTGCCCCTGGACGTGGCCTACACCCGGGGCTACTTGGACGAGGAGACAAACCGGATCCTGACTGCACCCATGGACGACGCCAAGACCTACTACGACCCCAGCACGCGGGAGCCAGCCACGTACCGCCAGCTCCAGCAGCGGTCCCGGCCTGACCCGCTCACGGGGCTGAGCCTGCTGCCCCTCTCAGAGAAGGCCGCCCGGGCCCGGCGGGAGGAGCTCTACTCTGACCTGCAGGCCCGCGAGGCCTTTGAGAAGGCCACCGTTGAGGTCCCCAGCGGCAGCTTCCAGGGCAGGACGGTGACCGTCTGGGAGCTGATCAGCTCCGAATACTTCTCAGAGGAGCAGAGGCAGGAGCTGCTGCGGCAGTTCCGCACGGGCCGGGTCACTGTGGAGAAGATCATCAAGATCCTCATCACCATCATCGAGGAGGTGGAGACACGGCGGCAGCAGCAGCTCTCCTTCAGTGGCCTCCGGGCCCCGGTCCCAGCCAGCAAGCTCCTGGAAGCCAGGGTCCTCAGCAAGGCCCAGTTTGAGCAGCTCAGGGACGGCAAGACATCGGTCAAGGAGCTCTCGGAGGTGGGCTCCGTGAGGACGCTCCTCCAGGGCAGCGGCTGCGTTGCTGGCATCTATCTAGAGGACTCCAAGGAGAAGGTGAGCATCTATGAGGCCATGAAGCGGGGGCTGCTCAGGCCAAGCACAGCCACGCTCCTGCTGGAGGCCCAGGCAGCCACTGGCTTCTTGGTGGACCCTGTGCGCAACCAGCGCCTTTACGTCCACGAGGCCGTCAAGGCCGGCGTCGTGGGGCCTGAGCTGCACGAGAAGCTGCTGTCCGCTGAGAAGGCCGTCACGGGCTACACTGACCCCTACACCGGGGAGCAGATCTCCCTGTTCCAGGCCATGAAGAAGGGTCTGATCCTCAAGGACCACGGTGTCCGCCTGCTGGAGGCTCAGATCGCCACAGGTGGCATCATCGACCCCGTGCACAGCCACCGGCTACCCGTGGAGGTGGCTTACCAGCGTGGCTACTTCGACGAGGACATGAACCGCGTGCTGTCGGACCCCAGCGACGACAGTAAAGGCTTCTTCGACCCCAACACACACGAGAACCTCACCTACCTGCAGCTGTTGGAGCGCTGCGTGCGCGACCCTGACACGGGATTGCGCCTCCTGCCACTCAAGGAGGCCGAGAAGCCCGAGGTGGTGGAGACCACGCACATGTACACGGAGGAGGAGACCCGCAGGGCCTTCGAGGAGACGCAGATCGACATACCCAGCGGCAGCGCAGGCGGCACCATGTCCCTGTGGGAGGTGATGCAGTCGGACCTGATCCCTGAGGAGCAGCGGGCCCGGCTGATGGAGGACTTCCGGGCCGGTCGCGTGACCAAGGAGCGcatgatcatcatcatcatcgagATCATCGAGAAGACAGAAATCATTCGCCAGCAGAACCTGGCCTCCTACGACTACGTGCGCCGCCGCCTCACGGCCGAGGACCTCTACGGGGCCCGGATCATTTCcttggaaacctacaacctgctcCGGGAGGGCACCCAGACGCTGCGCGAGGTGCTGGAGGCGGAGTCTGCCTGGCGCTACCTCTATGGCACGGGCTGCGTGGCCGGCCTCTTGCTGCCCGGCTCCCGGCAGGTACTCACCGTCTACCAGGCCCTCAAGAAGGGGCTCATCAGCGCCGAGGTGGCCCGGCTGCTGCTCGAGGCGCAGGCGGCCACGGGCTTCCTGCTGGACCCCGTGAAGAATGAGCGGCTGACCGTGGATGAGGCCGTGCGCAAGGGCCTGGTGGGCCCCGAGCTGCACGACCGGCTGCTGTCGGCCGAGCGCGCGGTCACCGGCTACCGCGACCCCTACACCGAGCAGACCATCTCGCTCTTTCAGGCCATGAAGAAGGACCTGATCCCCGCGGAGGAGGCCTTGCGGCTGCTGGACGCCCAGCTGGCCACGGGCGGTGTCATCGACCCACACCTGGGCTTCCACCTCCCGCTAGATGTGGCCTACCAGCGCGGCTACCTAAACAAGGACACGCACGACCAGCTGTCGGAGCCCAGTGAGGTCCGCAGCTATGTGGACCCCTCCACGGATGAGCGCCTCAGCTACACGCAGCTGCTCAAGCGGTGCCGCCGCGACGGGCCCCGGGCCCCGTTCCTCCTGCCGCTCTCCGATGCCCGCAGGCTGACCTTCCGCGGGCTGCGCAAGCAGATCACCGTGGAGGAGCTGGTGCGTTCGCAGGTCCTGGATGAGGCTACCGCGCTGCAGCTGCAGGAGGGCCTGACCTCGGTCGAGGAGGTCACCAAGAACCTGCAGAAGTTCCTCGAGGGCACCAGCTGCATTGCCGGCGTCATCGTGGACGCCACCAAGGAGCGGCTCTCCGTCTACCAGGCCATGAAGAAAGGTATCATCCGGCCTGGCACGGCCTTCGAGCTCCTCGAGGCGCAGGCGGCCACCGGCTACGTCATCGACCCCATCAAGGGACTCAAGCTGACAGTGGAGGAGGCCGTGCGTATGGGCATCGTGGGCCCCGAGTTCAAGGACAAGCTGCTGGCAGCCGAGCGCGCCGTCACCGGCTACAAGGACCCCTACACCGGGAAGCTCATCTCGCTGTTCCAGGCCATGAAGAAGGGCCTGATCCTCAAGGACCATGGCATCCGCCTGCTGGAGGCGCAGATCGCCACCGGTGGCGTCATTGACCCCGAGGAGAGCCACCGTCTGCCCGTGCAGGTGGCCTACCAGCGCGGCCTCTTCGACGAGGACATGAACCAGATCTTGGTCGACCCCTCGGATGACACCAAGGGCTTCTTTGATCCCAACACGGAGGAGAACCTCACCTACCTGCAGCTGATGGAGCGCTGCATCACCGACCCCCAGACGGGGCTGTGCCTCCTGCCGCTCAAGGAGAAGAAGCGGGAACGGAAGACGTCTTCCAAGTCCTCGGTGCGCAAGCGCCGCGTAGTCATCGTGGACCCTGAGACGGGCAAGGAGATGTCGGTGTATGAGGCCTACCGCAAGGGCCTCATCGATCACCAGACGTACCTGGAGCTGTCCGAGCAGGAGTGCGAGTGGGAGGAGATCACCACCTCCTCCTCAGACGGTGTTGTCAAGTCCATGATCATCGACCGGCGCTCCGGCCGCCAGTACGACATCGACGAGGCCATCGCCAAAAACCTCATTGACCGCTCGGCGCTGGACCAGTACCGCGCCGGCACTCTCTCCATCACAGAGTTTGCCGACATGCTCTCGGGCAATGCAAGCGGCTTTCGCTCCCGCTCCTCCTCGGtgggctcctcctcctcctaccCCATCAGCCCTGCACCTGCCAGGA
Protein-coding sequences here:
- the PLEC gene encoding plectin isoform X10 — protein: MSGEGPEVRAVAEDGSNGSSSSLSPGDTLPWNLEKTQRSRRSGSSSGGNGSVLDPAERAVIRIADERDRVQKKTFTKWVNKHLIKAHRHISDLYEDLRDGHNLISLLEVLSGDSLPREKGRMRFHKLQNVQIALDYLRHRQVKLVNIRNDDIADGNPKLTLGLIWTIILHFQISDIQVSGQSEDMTAKEKLLLWSQRMVEGYQGLRCDNFTSSWRDGRLFNAIIHRHKPTLIDMNKVYRQTSLENLDHAFSVAERDLGVTRLLDPEDVDVPQPDEKSIITYVSSLYDAMPRVPDVQDGVQANELQLRWQEYRELLLLLLQWIRHHTAAFEERKFPSSFEEIEILWCQFLKFKETELPAKEADKNRAKGIYQSLEGAVQAGQLKVPPGYHPLDVEKEWGRLHVSILEREKQLRSEFERLECLQRIVSKLQMEAGLCEEQLNQADALLQSDIRLLAAGKAPQRASEVERDLDKADGLIRVLFNDVQTLKDGRHPQGEQMYRRVYRLHERLVAIRTEYNLRLKAGVGAPATQVTQVTLQSTQRRPELEDSTLRYLQDLLAWVEENQRRVDSAEWGVDQPSVEAQLGSHRGLHQSIEEFRAKIERARTDEGQLSPAARGAYRDCLGRLDLQYAKLLNSSKARLRALESLHGFVTAATKELMWLNEKEEEEVGFDWSERNANMAAKKESYSALMHELELKEKKIKEIQNTGDRLLRDDHPARPTVESFQAALQTQWSWMLQLCCCIEAHLKENTAYFQFFADVREAEEQLQKLQETLRRKYTCDRSTTVTRLEDLLQDAQDEKEQLNEYKGHLLGLAKRAKAIVQLKPRNPSYLVRGHLPLLAVCDYKQVEVTVHKGDELQLTGAAPPSHWKVLSSCGQEAAVPSVCFLVPPPNQEAQDALTRLEAQHQALVALWHQLHVDMKSFLAWQNLSRDVQLIRSWSLVTFRTLKPEEQRQALRSLEQHYQAFLRDSQDAGGFGPEDRLQAERDYGSCSRHYQQLLQSLEQGEQEESRCQRCISELKDIRLQLEACETRTVHRLRLPLDKEPARECAQRIAEQQKAQAEVEGLGKGVARLSAEAKKVLALPEPSPAVPLLRSELELTLGKLEQVRSLSAIYLEKLKTISLVIRSTQGAEEVLRTHEEQLKEAQAVPATLPELEATKAALKKLRAQAEAQQPVFDALQDELRVAQEVGERLQQRHGERDIEVERWRERVSQLLERWQAVLAQTDMRQRELEQLGRQLRYYRESADPLGAWLQDAKQRQEQVQAMPLADSRAVREQLRQEKALLEEIERHGEKVEECQRFAKQYINAIKDYELQLVTYKAQLEPVASPAKKAKVQSGSESVIQEYVDLRTRYSELTTLTSQYIKFISETLRRMEEEEMQTVQQEQLMQETQALQQSFLSEKDSLLQRERFIEEEKAKLEQLFQDEVAKAQKLREEQQRQQQQMEQEKQQLVASMEEARRRQREAEEGVRRKQEELQSLEQQRRQQEELLAEENRRLREQLQRLEEEHRITLAHTEEVAATTAALPNGRDALDGPVAEAEPQHAFDGLRQKVPAQWLQEAGILSAEELQRLAQGHTTVAELAQREDVRHYLQGRSGIAGLLLKPTSEKLSIYEALQRQLLRPGTALTLLEAQAASGFLLDPVHNRRLTVNEAVKEGVVGPELHHKLLAAERAVTGYTDPYTGEQISLFQAMKKDLILKDHGVRLLEAQIATGGIIDPVHSHRLPVEVAYQRGYFDEDMNRVLSDPSDDTKGFFDPNTHENLTYLQLLERCVRDPDTGLCLLPLTDKAARGGELVYTDSEARDVFEKATVSAPFGKFQGRTVTIWEIINSEYFTAEQRRDLLRQFRTGKITVEKIIKIVITVVEEHEQKGRLCFEGLRALVPAAELLDSRVIDHDLYHQLQRGERSVREVAEVDAVRQALRGANVIAGMWLEETGQRLSIYEALRRDLLTPEAALALLEAQAGTGHVIDPTTSTRLTVDEAVKAGLVGPELHEKLLSAEKAVTGYRDPYSGQSVSLFQALKKGLLPREQGLRLLDAQLSTGGIVDPSKSHRVPLDVAYTRGYLDEETNRILTAPMDDAKTYYDPSTREPATYRQLQQRSRPDPLTGLSLLPLSEKAARARREELYSDLQAREAFEKATVEVPSGSFQGRTVTVWELISSEYFSEEQRQELLRQFRTGRVTVEKIIKILITIIEEVETRRQQQLSFSGLRAPVPASKLLEARVLSKAQFEQLRDGKTSVKELSEVGSVRTLLQGSGCVAGIYLEDSKEKVSIYEAMKRGLLRPSTATLLLEAQAATGFLVDPVRNQRLYVHEAVKAGVVGPELHEKLLSAEKAVTGYTDPYTGEQISLFQAMKKGLILKDHGVRLLEAQIATGGIIDPVHSHRLPVEVAYQRGYFDEDMNRVLSDPSDDSKGFFDPNTHENLTYLQLLERCVRDPDTGLRLLPLKEAEKPEVVETTHMYTEEETRRAFEETQIDIPSGSAGGTMSLWEVMQSDLIPEEQRARLMEDFRAGRVTKERMIIIIIEIIEKTEIIRQQNLASYDYVRRRLTAEDLYGARIISLETYNLLREGTQTLREVLEAESAWRYLYGTGCVAGLLLPGSRQVLTVYQALKKGLISAEVARLLLEAQAATGFLLDPVKNERLTVDEAVRKGLVGPELHDRLLSAERAVTGYRDPYTEQTISLFQAMKKDLIPAEEALRLLDAQLATGGVIDPHLGFHLPLDVAYQRGYLNKDTHDQLSEPSEVRSYVDPSTDERLSYTQLLKRCRRDGPRAPFLLPLSDARRLTFRGLRKQITVEELVRSQVLDEATALQLQEGLTSVEEVTKNLQKFLEGTSCIAGVIVDATKERLSVYQAMKKGIIRPGTAFELLEAQAATGYVIDPIKGLKLTVEEAVRMGIVGPEFKDKLLAAERAVTGYKDPYTGKLISLFQAMKKGLILKDHGIRLLEAQIATGGVIDPEESHRLPVQVAYQRGLFDEDMNQILVDPSDDTKGFFDPNTEENLTYLQLMERCITDPQTGLCLLPLKEKKRERKTSSKSSVRKRRVVIVDPETGKEMSVYEAYRKGLIDHQTYLELSEQECEWEEITTSSSDGVVKSMIIDRRSGRQYDIDEAIAKNLIDRSALDQYRAGTLSITEFADMLSGNASGFRSRSSSVGSSSSYPISPAPARTQLSSWSDPTEETGPVAGILDTETLEKVSITEAMHRGLVDNITGQRLLEAQACTGGIIDPSTGERFPVADAVSKGLVDKIMVDRINLAQKAFSGFEDPRTKTKMSAAQALKKGWLYYEAGQRFLEVQYLTGGLVEPDTPGRVPLEEALQKGTVDTRTAQKLRDISAYSKYLTCPKTKLKISYKDALDRSMVEEGTGLRLLEAAAQSTKGYYSPYSVSGSGSTTGSRTGSRTGSRSGSRRGSFDATGSGFSMTFSSSSYSSSGYGRRYASGPSTSLGGSESAVA